TAGCCCGCAGGTAACTCCGCTTGCGGCACAATGGCATAAATATCGTTGACCACCGAACCCATGTCACGCCCCGATACATTAGCCTGCACCACCACTCGGCGCTGTACATCGTCACGACGAATATTCGGCGGCGCCATTTCAATCACCACATCAGCGAGATCGCCCAAGCGTACAATCGCGCCATTAGCACCACTGAGCAGCAAGTCTTCAATCGCATCTGGCGCATTACGATATTGCGCCGCTAATCGCAGATTAATGTCATAACGGGCATTACCATCAATCACTTGGCCTGCACTGGCACCACCAATACCTTGAGTGACTAAACTCATGACTTCATCGACGCTAATACCATAGCGAGCAAGGACTTCACGTTTAGGTCGAACCACTAACTGAGCTTCACCGCTGACTTGCTCTAGCGACACATCAACCGCCCCAGGAATGGCAGCGACTAAATCGGTTAACACCTGACCTTTTTCCGACAAGATGCTCAAATCTGGACCAAATATCTTAATCGCTAACTGCGCTTTAACGCCCGATAACAACTCATCGACTCGAGTAGCAATCGGTTGTGAGAAAGTTAACAATAATCCTGGGAATATCGCTAGCCGTTGCTCCATTAAACGCTGTAGCTCAAAGCGATTGCTTGCCGATGTCCATTGTTCTATCGGCTTAAGACCAATATATATTTCAATATTACTCACAGGTTCTGGGTCGCCGCCAAGTTCGGGAGCTCCGATTCGACTTAACGCATATTCCACCTCAGGAAACTCCAGCAGCATGGCTTCAATTTTAGGCGCAACGTTAACCGAAGTAGCCAGACTGGCTGTAGGCGCTAGTGTCACTCGTAAGTTGATGGTGCCCTCTTCTAATTCAGGCACAAATTCAGTGCCTAGCTTTGGCAATAACAGCATGCTTGCAGCAAACAAAACAACTGCCGCTAACATCACCGATTTAGGGTTTGATAGCACCAGTGTGAGTACTCGTCGATAGACTGCATCAATGGGGGCTAACACTTTGCTTTGACGCACTACAATACCGCGTTTAAATAGAAATACCGCCAATGCAGGCACCGCAAATAACGCCACTACTAATGCCGCCATCATCGCAAGAATAATGCTCACGGCCATGGGTTGAAATAATTTTCCCTCTACACCTTCTAGGGCAAATAACGGCATAAATACTACGATGATAATCGCTGTTGCAAAGAAGATAGGGCTGCACACCTCTTTTGCCGCCAGCATGATCCTAATCGCCATGCTTTGGGTTGCAGATTCTGATTCACTATCTACATCACTATCAACATAAGCTTCAGCTGATTGGTTGACGCCAGTTTCGCCGCTAACATGCTTAAAGATGTTCTCAACCATCACCACAGAGCCATCAACTAGCATACCTATTGCGACCGCCAGACCACCCAAGGACATTAAGTTAGCCGACATACCATAATAAGACATGATCAATAACGCGATCCCGATCGACACTGGGATCGACAGCAATACCAACAAGGTGGCGCGGATGTTGACCAAAAACAACGCCAGAATAATCACTATAAACCCAAAGGCCATCAATAACGCTTCTACGACTGTTGTAACCGCTTTATCGACTAAATCCGCCTGGTCGTAAAACACCTCAAATGACACTCCTTTTGGCAAGGATTGTTCAATTAAACTAATACGTGAATTGATGTCATCAATAGTGGCTTTGGTATTGGCGCCCATGCGTTTAAGCACAACGCCTGCAACCACTTCACCTAGCGCTTGTACATCGGACGACGAGCCATTAGCCGCTGCCTGCCTACGCGACATGGTCACTGCACCGACTCTTATTTCGCTACCAAAAGCCACATTAGCAATGTCGGCCACTCGTATTGGCGTGCCATTGATTTCGGTTAACGGAATGTCGGCAATGGCCTGCAAACCAGCCTCACCTGCGGGCAACAAACCATAACCACGAACCACTAATTGCTCCTGGCCTTGGTCCATAAACCAACCACCAGCATTACGGTTATTACTTTCCAATGCTTGGCTAACTTGGGTCAGCGACAAGCCATAACTGCGCAGTTTATTAGGGTCAACTTGCACTTGGTATTGCAACACCTCGCCGCCAAATGACAGCACTTCAGTCACACCACTCACAGGCATTAATATCAGCTTCACTAAATAGTCATTTAAGCTCCGCAGCTCAGATGCGCTGATATTGGTTTCGGGTTCCGCCCGTAAAATGTATTGATAAATTTGCCCTAAACCTGAAGTGTTTGGGCCAATTTCAGGGGTGCCAACACCCGCAGGAATCGACTCTTTTGCAGCTTGCAGTTGTTCAAACACTTGCTGACGTGCAAAATAAATATCGGTACCTTCGGCAAACACCACGGTCACTAACGATAAGCCAGTACGCGATAATGAACGCACCTCGGTCACTGCCGGTAATGCATACATTGCCGATTCAACCGGATAGCTGATCAGCTTCTCGACCTCTTCTGCCGCCAACCCTTCCGCTTCAGTATTAATAGTCACCTGTACATTGGTGACATCCGGAAACGCATCTAAATTCAGTTTTGGTAACATGAATACCGATGCCACCACAGTGGCCAGTAATCCAAGTAACACCAATAACCGCTTTTCAACGGCAATCTCAATTAATTTATATAACATTATGATGCCTTAGCGCTTAGTGGTTATGGATATCAAAGCCAGATTTGGCTTGCTCAGATGCTAAGAAAAAAGCACCAGATACAACAACGCGAGTTTGTGGTACTAAACCACGAATAAAACTCAGTCCGCGTTGACGCTCCACCACAGAAACTTCTACTGCACTAAATCCACCATCTTGTTCTATGAACACCTGCCAGTCACCGTCACCACTGCGTGTTAACGCCGCATCTGGCACAATAAACCCAAGCGGCTCTGCCCCTTGATTTGCTGCAAGGTATAATTCCGCAAACTCACCAGCATGTAAGTCATGCCCCGGGTTTGCCATACGCACTAATACTTGCTCAGTGCGGGTTTGCGCGTTAATTTCATGCGAACGTCCAATAATGACACCCTCTCGAGTACGGCTTCCCACTCGCACCAAAACATCGCTGCCCATGTTGACTTGATCTGCTTGTAATGGCGTCAGTTCTGCCTGTACCCACAAATACGATTCATCGGTTAGTTGCATCAAAGGCGTACCGGCAATTAATACTTGTCCTACGGTGGCAACATCTTGCTGAACCCGACCATTTATAGACGCTAATAGCTGAAACTGACCAATCGAACTCGGTGATTTGGCTAACGCTGTAATTTGCGCTGGGGTCATCATGATTGACTCTAAAATAGCCCGCTTTAATTCGGCATTAACTTCGGTTTGCATCCGCTGACTGGCACTAATGGTGCCTGGGCTCATGCGCTTAATGCGATCCCATTCTGTGGCGGCATTAATATAATCAGCTTGGGCAGCTGCAATATCTGCTCCACCTATGGTTAACAGAGGCTGACCTTTAGTTACCTGCTCTCCAGGCACTACATGACGCTTGAGTACCTGCATGTCTAATTGCGGAGCAATGGTAATGGTTTTGTCTTTATCGACGATTAATTGCGCAGTGGCAACAGCCTGTAAACTAAACGTTTGCAGGCTCAATTGTGATACCTCTATCCCCGCCAATTGGCGCTGCTCGGTATTTAAGCTTAACAACGACTCTTGGTGTTCGGCTTCTGCTGGTGAACTACTCGCCTGAACAGGCAAACTCGATAATATAAATAATGGTGCAAATATCGCAGAACAGAGCAACGATCTTCTTCGGTTATTTATCCCTGCTGTTGATTGAACACTAATGGCGACATGGCTCGCGATACAGTTAAAAATGGATTTGGCATTTAATCCTGCCAGTAAAGACAGAAGCGTGACTAATTGGGTTTTCATGGTTAATCCTAAAAAACAATCTACACCGCCAACAGCCACAGAGGACATCAACGGTAATTAGTTTAACCATCACCCTTAACAAGCAACACTAGCGTTAAAATAGCGGGCTAAAAAGCCGTTAATTTACGCAATGTGAGTGGTTCTGGGTGCGGGCTTAAACAATAAAAAAGTGTTTAACAGAATTAAGCGATAGGAGGACGATAAGTAGGAAATGGCTCTGGTGCTAAGTAGTGCAAGCTAACATTGGCATAAGCATCATAAAAATGCTCATAGATGATGTTATCACCAAGCATCGCCAATGCCACATGACCACCATGACACTGACAATCTAAGCATACATCAACTTGCTCAATATCGGTGATATTAGCAGCATGTTGATGGTCATCATTTGCAGAATGAATACCTAAACCGTCTAGTGCGCAAGCGCAGTCGACACATTCGGTAAGGGTAATCACTTCGGTGGTAAATTGCAGATGCGGATGGTTATTTTGCTCTTCGTTACTATTGCCCGCATGCAACTGGTGCGCGCCCATATTGGCGCCCACAAATTGTAATAGCACAATAGCAATCAGTAACTTAGCTATATTAGCCATAAAAGGCAAAACACGATAACTCAACCACCCACTCCTAAACGATATTATTTAAATACACAGTGCTTGGCGTAATCGGCTGCTTCATTGGCAGACCAATCACCACTTTGTTTTTCTTTCATTTGCTTACACCATGCTTCGCTACCCACTTCAGGGGCACATGCCGTTAAGCTAAGCGTTAATAATAACGCACTTGATACGGCAAACAATTTTGATAATGACATAAGTAATCCTGTTCTAAAGTAATAAATCAATACTAGGGTCTGCTGACCTTTGGAGATGAATTTTGCAACAGTTGCTGACAATTTACTACTAGCTAACACTTATGATGTGTCATTTTGATCATAAATAATCGTTTACCTAATAGAAAGGTACCACAACGCAACGTTTAGCACACAGAACGCTTGCTTATCCAGGCAACCGCATCTTGTTTACGCTCTAACGGGAACCAAGCAACTTCGCCTTGCATAAATGGCCCCATCAATCTTACTGAATTACCCACCCAGTCAGGGCCGCCTACAAACACTAACGCATCAAACGCAGGTAACTGTACTTCACCACTGCCGGTTAATGAACCAAATTCCCAGCCTTCAAGTAACACATCAGCCTCAATATAAAGACACACTTGATTCCAATCTTTACGGTAACTCTTAATGGCGGGCTGTAAACGGGTACGGTAATCTTGTGCCGATAAACGGCCACTGACAAATAAACTAATGACACCCTTGGAAATATCGGGGATTTGACACAACATAATGGCAACTCCAGCCTTGTAATCAGGCCATAGAACAGACTTTATACGGTGATGTTATCGTGTAAAGCGACAATGGCGCTCATGATAGCAAAACTATTCTATTCATTTCATTAAATATGTAATAACTCAGAGACCTGTCAGGCTTTTTAGTTCAACGTCCATGCTAAAGTCAATTCACTTATTACACTCCATGTCACAGTAAGACAACCCTGAAAAGCTTCCCAGACTAAGGTAGAATGTAACCACA
This region of Shewanella livingstonensis genomic DNA includes:
- a CDS encoding efflux RND transporter permease subunit, translating into MLYKLIEIAVEKRLLVLLGLLATVVASVFMLPKLNLDAFPDVTNVQVTINTEAEGLAAEEVEKLISYPVESAMYALPAVTEVRSLSRTGLSLVTVVFAEGTDIYFARQQVFEQLQAAKESIPAGVGTPEIGPNTSGLGQIYQYILRAEPETNISASELRSLNDYLVKLILMPVSGVTEVLSFGGEVLQYQVQVDPNKLRSYGLSLTQVSQALESNNRNAGGWFMDQGQEQLVVRGYGLLPAGEAGLQAIADIPLTEINGTPIRVADIANVAFGSEIRVGAVTMSRRQAAANGSSSDVQALGEVVAGVVLKRMGANTKATIDDINSRISLIEQSLPKGVSFEVFYDQADLVDKAVTTVVEALLMAFGFIVIILALFLVNIRATLLVLLSIPVSIGIALLIMSYYGMSANLMSLGGLAVAIGMLVDGSVVMVENIFKHVSGETGVNQSAEAYVDSDVDSESESATQSMAIRIMLAAKEVCSPIFFATAIIIVVFMPLFALEGVEGKLFQPMAVSIILAMMAALVVALFAVPALAVFLFKRGIVVRQSKVLAPIDAVYRRVLTLVLSNPKSVMLAAVVLFAASMLLLPKLGTEFVPELEEGTINLRVTLAPTASLATSVNVAPKIEAMLLEFPEVEYALSRIGAPELGGDPEPVSNIEIYIGLKPIEQWTSASNRFELQRLMEQRLAIFPGLLLTFSQPIATRVDELLSGVKAQLAIKIFGPDLSILSEKGQVLTDLVAAIPGAVDVSLEQVSGEAQLVVRPKREVLARYGISVDEVMSLVTQGIGGASAGQVIDGNARYDINLRLAAQYRNAPDAIEDLLLSGANGAIVRLGDLADVVIEMAPPNIRRDDVQRRVVVQANVSGRDMGSVVNDIYAIVPQAELPAGYTVVVGGQYENQQRAQQKLMLVVPISIALIGLLLYFSFGSLKQVTLIMANVPLALIGGVVALYATGTYLSVPSSIGFITLFGVAVLNGVVLVDSINQRRQSADESLYDSVYQGTVGRLRPVLMTALTSALGLIPILLSSGVGSEIQQPLAVVIIGGLFSSTALTLLVLPTVYQWLYRGK
- a CDS encoding efflux RND transporter periplasmic adaptor subunit; its protein translation is MKTQLVTLLSLLAGLNAKSIFNCIASHVAISVQSTAGINNRRRSLLCSAIFAPLFILSSLPVQASSSPAEAEHQESLLSLNTEQRQLAGIEVSQLSLQTFSLQAVATAQLIVDKDKTITIAPQLDMQVLKRHVVPGEQVTKGQPLLTIGGADIAAAQADYINAATEWDRIKRMSPGTISASQRMQTEVNAELKRAILESIMMTPAQITALAKSPSSIGQFQLLASINGRVQQDVATVGQVLIAGTPLMQLTDESYLWVQAELTPLQADQVNMGSDVLVRVGSRTREGVIIGRSHEINAQTRTEQVLVRMANPGHDLHAGEFAELYLAANQGAEPLGFIVPDAALTRSGDGDWQVFIEQDGGFSAVEVSVVERQRGLSFIRGLVPQTRVVVSGAFFLASEQAKSGFDIHNH
- a CDS encoding DUF3012 domain-containing protein — translated: MSLSKLFAVSSALLLTLSLTACAPEVGSEAWCKQMKEKQSGDWSANEAADYAKHCVFK
- a CDS encoding STAS/SEC14 domain-containing protein, with amino-acid sequence MLCQIPDISKGVISLFVSGRLSAQDYRTRLQPAIKSYRKDWNQVCLYIEADVLLEGWEFGSLTGSGEVQLPAFDALVFVGGPDWVGNSVRLMGPFMQGEVAWFPLERKQDAVAWISKRSVC